From Pieris napi chromosome 24, ilPieNapi1.2, whole genome shotgun sequence:
attacactgcaacatatataaattgcgtattgcctcaaatatatttttgggaaaaaaaaaataatatttaaaaaaatgtagggGTTGATTTAGCCCCGCTACTCACCAGCCAGGTCTGCAATTCCGTGTTGGAATATAATAGGAGAGGTATGTGACAAGTTTTCAGCTTGCCTCAAATACCTGCCCAAAAATTGGTGCCAGCTCTCGGACCATTTTAAAATACGCGGCAGAGTCCTAGCGGGAATCTTCATTTCGCGCTTTGTAATGGGATTTCGACGAATTTTGGCATTAACAGCTTGTGAAGTTCTAACAGTACGCGCCCGCCCAGATCTTTTCTGGTCTTCGACAGACGAAGTGTTGTTATATCTGTTGATAGTACGATATACGAACATACCGCGGATACCTAGCGGCCAAACCCACTTTATGCAATGCGATCACTGCAAtcctatttttttaacacCCATTCCATATTGTAATTTGATAATGAACACGAAAAATATGAGAAAAATGGCGCAAAATtgaaagaagtttttaaaataaagttgatCGAGTTTCAGTCTTCAGGAGTGCCTTGTCTGTATTTTCTACTGGGcgtagttaatttttatttgcccAGACAATTGATCCGTGGTTGACAGTTAACAGTTGACACTGACGCTGACACGTCAatgtattcataaaaaatatttattcgagCTAAAATTAAAGAACTGAATCGtgaattatatttgaattctaaatctattttatcttttaacaGTCAAAATGGTTCACAAAAAAGTAAATGTGGATGGCTCCTTATTCGTAAGTGTTTTCTAAGCTtgaattctttaattattggCCATAGGTCCACCATAGGATCTCTTCAAAGTCGAATCACCTCAAAACACTTGCTTGTTTTGTTCTTGATTTACTAATAAACGTAAAATACtcctatttaatatttttaaactattgcAGGAGCCTACCCTTTATCTAGTAAAAGGCATGTGCATTCTTGATAATGATGGCAATCGGATCCTGGCAAAGTACTATGATCCAGCCATTCTGCCTACTACCAAAGAACAAAAGGCATTTGAGAAGAATCTTTTTAACAAGACTCACAGGTATTCTAAAATCTGGTTtgttgatataaattatatttaaatattatcatcAAAAAACCTTATGCACCACTTTGCTTAGAGAATAATTACACTCAGTAATGTATCTGGTCTTAtgatttatgtatgtaaatgagtgttttaattgaaaaagaaacataaaattactagATATGTGAACTGCTACTAATAACTAATtaacttttaagaattatgatatattattattaatttatgtatattattataaattaggtTTTGTAAGATGGGAGCCATAGTTTGCTATAAGCACTTATGTAACCATATATGTTATGTCACTTTTCAGAGCAAATGCTGAAATCATCATGCTAGATGGATTAACTTGTGTATACAGAAATAATGTTGACCTTTTCTTTTACGTCATGGGAAGTTCACATGAGAATGaggtatattaattatgatcTATTGGTGGTACAATGAACACAATGAGTTGGTTTGGTTTCaaccaataaaaaatttatgcaAAGCATACACAGATATtgttataatgtattttgCACTAGAGGCTTTCTGTGTTTTACTTGTGAAATGGACTGTcaagtataaattataatatacagtgtaaactccatGTAACATCCCTCAATTAACCAATACACCCCTTAAAGCGTCAAAATCATTTGGCTTTGGCTGGCTAAGCTTGTCTTTCATTCAATGATATATTCTACATAGCATTACACCCTCAATAACGACAGCAATCTAATAATAAACTCTACTGCCAGTATCATATTTTCCGAACTTTCTAAGAAATccattgttttgtttacaaataGAGATTACTTGCACATGTAGACTTAGTGTTGTTAGTATGAGTCGTGGATATCTATATGTTATCATATTTTAAGTTGCTCACAAACTTACCTACTATTAACATGAAAAGTAAGAGAAAATCAAtgtgtattaaagaaaagttttACTGATATGGCAATAGAGGCAGGAGAGAATTACTAACACTAGTCTGAAATTATTCattgttattacaatttacgaCACTGAGTGTTGTTAACACTCAAGGGACTGTGCATATTTTGATGTTACAAAGAGTTATCAATAAATGGAAAGAAGAAAAGTCTGTTTTAGgaaaagaaaaagtttatttcagactagTGTTAGTAATGCTCTCCTCCCTCTATTGCcatttttgatttgtttgtGCCGT
This genomic window contains:
- the LOC125061906 gene encoding coatomer subunit zeta-1, which gives rise to MVHKKVNVDGSLFEPTLYLVKGMCILDNDGNRILAKYYDPAILPTTKEQKAFEKNLFNKTHRANAEIIMLDGLTCVYRNNVDLFFYVMGSSHENELILQSVLSALYESVSILLRRNVEKRVILDNLDAVMLAFDEICDGGIILDGDATSIVSRTALRTDDVPLGEQTVAQVLQSAKEQLKWSLLK